Genomic DNA from Hyperolius riggenbachi isolate aHypRig1 chromosome 10, aHypRig1.pri, whole genome shotgun sequence:
GCTGCAACTCAGGCACAGATGCTACATGTACATCTCAAAAAATTCTATACAATACACAAGATAGAGTGCGCTACTCCCTCCCAATGTCCAATTACTTATAAGGCAGTCCCTATAAACACATCCTTTGTTGTTCAACGTCCGATATCCAGGCACTCCAGGTCGTTCACCCGTGGCAGAAAATTTTACATGTATAGAAAAAAAGACAAGAAAAAATTCATAGTGCGATCCTGTTTGCATCAAAACACAGGGACCATCACCCTATGGGGCCCGGTTGTGCAACTTCTACTATGGATTCACCTCTGTGTGAGTGACCATCAGCCAACAATTAGCACGCTCACCTTACTGCAAGGCTGCCCAGCCCAACAGACAGCAATTGCACTTTCTGAGGTTGACCGACCTCTTCCAAACGATCAGGTTGTGTCCACTCTCAAACAAAGCAATAGGATAATATCATAGTGCAAGTATGTTTGTAAACCAACTAAATTCTCATAGCAACATATCTATTGATCTCCTGCTCACCCTTTGCAGCTGCTGCCCACACTAACAGACAGCTGTCCACGCTTTATGGGAGGGCGGAGCCTGGAAGGGAGgcgaccagcagcaggaggagacgtcccCTGATCGTTTTAAATTATATGCGCTTTTTACActtgtgtttgtgagtatatctcttaCTTTTATACAATAAAACTGTGGGTTTTACACTATCAGAAGCCTTTTAGTTTATAGATGTATGCCTGATATCGTGCTATAAAAAGGTGGAGGTGGACTATATCTGCAGACATTGTGGTTGAGACTGCACACCCATAAAGCGTGGACAGCTGTCTGTTAGTGTGGGCAGCAGCTGCAAAGGGTGAGCAGGAGATCAATAGATATGTTGCTATGAGAATTTAGTTGGTTTACAAACATACTTGCACTATGATATTATCCTATTGCTTTGTTTGAGAGTGGACACAACCTGATCGTTTGGAAGAGGTCGGTCAACCTCAGAAAGTGCAATTGCTGTCTGTTGGGCTGGGCAGCCTTGCAGTAAGGTGAGCGTGCTAATTGTTGGCTGAAGGTCACTCACATAGAGGTGAATCCATAGTAGAAGTTGCACAACCGGGCCCCATAGGGTGATGGTCCCTGTGTTTTGATACAAAAAGGATCGCACTATGAATTTTTTCTTGTCTTTTTTTCTATAAATGTAAAATTTTCTGCCACGGCTGAACGACCTGGAGTGCCTGGATATCGGACGTTGAACAACAAAGGATGTGTTTATAGGGACTGCCTTATAAGTAATTGAACATTGGGAGGGGGTAGCGCACTCTATCTTGTGTATTgtatagagataaaatgaagtggataaagaatgcctataaggtcctgaaTCAGGagaggaccgaggctgcattaaagtggatccgagataaagttTACCTCAATGCACAatggtgttccttacatataggcctcaagccaaatacttttttgttttgttttaatgctctcattccctataaactaaacaagtctcaCCCACACCTTctgcagagagccttggcactttgagccttagtagcaagggattatgggagctcagtctgggcaggaggaggaggaggttacaagcaagaaatttcagaggcagaggggaggagggagtgaagttttcacaggctgagggctggagatgctgccagcttgcctgtgtgtaatgtggcaaacagaacatggttgccctcattgtatcacaggaataaataatcatattctattgaagctgtttgcagctagatttgctgtgtaaactatctaaactttagataagatatatagacaagtaacttcttatagttagtttttcacctcagatccgctttaggtaattataaggagtgcaataaaaagtatatacaggaaattaggctggcaaagattgaatgtgaaaatcaaatcactagggatatcaaataTAACCCACAGAAGCTTTACAAGTATATAAACTCTAGAAAAAAATAAAGgtggactgtattggactccttaaGGATGAGGggtggaactcaatggtggatagaCCAAGTAGGGCAGAGCTATTATGattgctttgcttctgtcttcacaagggaaacatctttGTTGCAAATTGCAAATGCGGAAGGATCCCAATTTTCCAATTTAAATATTAAATCTTTAAaataccactatcacaaaaaaaaaaaaaaaacacttatggccaaaacatttcccacactcagtgcagtaatagagcttctcaccagtgaTGAGAGAGGGATAAGCGGAGCTGAACAAGCCTGTTAATGTAGAGCAGAattctgtggccagtgcaggtTCACTGAAGGTGAAGGTTTCCCTGACACTTACTTATCACCAATATGAGTTTTCCTGAGTTTAGCTAgatgtgatttctgtgcaaaatatttcccacactcagcacacaaatgGGGTTTCTCATCATTGTGAATTCTCTTATGTATGACAAGGTGTTCTTTTTGTGCAAACCATTTCCCATATTTAGCacaggaatagggcttctcaccagagtgacatctctcatgtttgacaagagctgatttccatgcaaaacatttcccacactcagcacacgactaaggcttctcaccggtgtgagTTCTCACATGCTTGTCAAGATATGCTTTGTACCTaaaacatttcctacactcagcacaggaatagggcttcactccagtgtgagatctctcatgcttgACAAGCTCtgttttctgtacaaaacatttcccacactcagcacatgaatatggcttctcaccagtgtgatatctctcGTGTATGACAAGATAAGATTTTtgtaaaaaacatttcccacactcagtacatgaatatggtttctcaccagtgtgagatctctcatgtatggcaCGATAATCATTccttgcaaaacatttcccacacttgctacatgaatatggtttctcaccagtgtgagatctcttgtgTATAACAAGATAAGATTTCTGtgtaaaaaatttcccacactcagcacatgaatagggcttctcatcagaatgtgttttctcatgtatgacaagaagtGCTTTCTGAgcaaaacgtttcccacactcggcacatgaataaggtttctcaccagtgtgagatctctcatgtatgacaagatttgatttatgaacaaaacatttcccacactcagcacatgaaaaaggcTTCTCACCATTGTGAGATCTCCTATGGTTGAAAAGACTTGATTTCTGGGTAAAACATTtgccacacacagcacatgaataaggcttctcaccattgTGAGTTCTTGCATGCTCGGCAAGATATGCCTTGTGcctaaaccatttcccacactcagcacatgaatatgacttttctccagtgtgagatctctcatgtgtgacaagatatgatttctgtataaaacatttcccacactcagcacatgaatagggcttctcaccagtgtgagttctctcatgcacGATAAGAAGTGCTTtctctgcaaaacatttcccacactgaacACAgggatatggcttctcaccagtgtgggttCTCTCATGTGTAACAAGGCTTCCTTtaaatccaaaacatttcccacactctctacatgaatagggctttgcaCCAGTGTGGGTTCTCTCATGTGTaataaggtttcctttaactccaaaacattttccacactcgctacatgaatagggcttttcaccagtgtgagttctcacatgtgtgacaaggcttcctttatctccaaaacatttcccacactcactacatgaatagggcttttcaccagtgtgagttctctcatgtgtgacaaggatTTTTttatctccaaaacatttcccgcactcagcacatgaatagggcttttcaccagtgtgagatctctgatGCCTGACAAG
This window encodes:
- the LOC137535396 gene encoding zinc finger protein 665-like isoform X4; the encoded protein is MNQGQHIEGHRDLCKDIMMENQPSITSLDGSSNRTSEERCTGPLYSLDFIQEQPTLPQHYQGEDLIGVKVEIKQEEEETYLRSDQQSMEEGDMMRTIKEEEETYVRSDKQSMEKGDMMGTIKEEEEKTYVRSDQQSIEEWDVKAEIKEEKYDTYNFSDQQSKAENIMMVTIKEEDIRRRSPGIRNLSETRLSVSTDCTTDDDVTGQESPADILVTPNIPPDSPHLSNPEGPHNQHSSPPAGGLYSCSTCGKCFVRKSHLAIHERSHTGEKLYSCAECGKCFVWNSELVRHQRSHTGEKPYSCAECGKCFGDKKILVTHERTHTGEKPYSCSECGKCFGDKGSLVTHVRTHTGEKPYSCSECGKCFGVKGNLITHERTHTGAKPYSCRECGKCFGFKGSLVTHERTHTGEKPYPCVQCGKCFAEKALLIVHERTHTGEKPYSCAECGKCFIQKSYLVTHERSHTGEKSYSCAECGKWFRHKAYLAEHARTHNGEKPYSCAVCGKCFTQKSSLFNHRRSHNGEKPFSCAECGKCFVHKSNLVIHERSHTGEKPYSCAECGKRFAQKALLVIHEKTHSDEKPYSCAECGKFFTQKSYLVIHKRSHTGEKPYSCSKCGKCFARNDYRAIHERSHTGEKPYSCTECGKCFLQKSYLVIHERYHTGEKPYSCAECGKCFVQKTELVKHERSHTGVKPYSCAECRKCFRYKAYLDKHVRTHTGEKP